The Thermanaerovibrio acidaminovorans DSM 6589 genome contains a region encoding:
- a CDS encoding ABC transporter substrate-binding protein has translation MDQSMALDRIGEILDRYGRELLEDPDRLQHLLEGEWGAGREWFFPFVMAVRTAREVGYSMPLSSPMGAVVADAMVDRFGIDPETARWASSGLVLLSRRHYGSSSEVTRSRVVDLEGVPRRRPMLSPSQILWAVMGLLWFFAALSFGVYRMLADRRPEGGEFRITLMAPLTGPGGPAGQAMLRAGQLAVEQVNAQGGIRGYRVRLLGFDSFAPDGAGAAEMADRMKAKTRPHVVVAAVGDAGALELVNWSQSTLTPVIALDAKDPKVPAVSPYKPNPFMFALLAGPNVEGRSLAHLVSRGLNRRRVLLVFDGGSPRSVEAQRRFESAFPAAGGEVANRFDVSQGSLDQLQRVLDEAALAESDSAVVALVFDHRLVDLARILRLRFRGPLVGLGLPREAHLEAFRNSWWLDDLAPGDVYVQPFVVAYRQRYKEQLPRDLVAPAVLSYDGVRWAADAISRASSYRPEGIRYALADTRSVPLVHATLTIDPSIHAPSSKAMALIYVGDRGPAFQRRIWVRGR, from the coding sequence TTGGACCAGTCGATGGCGCTAGACCGGATAGGGGAGATATTGGACAGGTACGGCCGGGAGCTGTTGGAGGACCCGGACAGGCTTCAGCATCTGCTGGAGGGGGAGTGGGGAGCAGGCCGGGAGTGGTTCTTCCCCTTCGTGATGGCGGTCCGGACCGCCCGGGAGGTGGGCTACTCCATGCCCCTCAGCTCCCCCATGGGGGCGGTGGTGGCGGACGCGATGGTGGATCGGTTCGGGATCGACCCGGAGACCGCCCGATGGGCCTCCTCCGGCCTGGTGTTGCTGTCCCGTCGCCACTACGGGTCCAGCTCCGAGGTGACCCGGTCGCGGGTGGTGGACCTGGAGGGGGTGCCCCGGCGGAGGCCAATGCTCTCTCCCAGCCAGATCTTGTGGGCGGTCATGGGGCTCCTGTGGTTCTTCGCCGCCCTGTCGTTCGGGGTCTACCGGATGTTGGCGGACCGGAGGCCCGAGGGGGGGGAGTTCCGGATAACCCTGATGGCCCCCCTGACCGGTCCTGGGGGCCCCGCGGGGCAGGCCATGCTGAGGGCCGGGCAGCTGGCGGTGGAGCAGGTTAACGCTCAGGGGGGCATAAGGGGCTATCGGGTGAGGCTCCTGGGCTTCGACTCCTTCGCCCCCGACGGGGCCGGTGCGGCGGAGATGGCGGACCGGATGAAGGCCAAGACCAGGCCCCACGTGGTGGTGGCGGCGGTGGGGGACGCGGGGGCCCTGGAGCTGGTGAATTGGAGCCAGTCCACCCTTACGCCGGTCATAGCGCTGGACGCCAAGGATCCCAAGGTGCCGGCGGTTAGCCCCTACAAGCCCAACCCCTTCATGTTCGCCCTCCTGGCGGGGCCCAACGTGGAGGGCAGGTCCCTGGCCCACCTGGTCTCCAGGGGGCTGAACCGGCGCCGGGTCCTGCTGGTCTTCGACGGTGGAAGCCCCAGGTCCGTGGAGGCCCAGCGCCGGTTCGAGTCCGCCTTCCCCGCCGCCGGTGGGGAGGTGGCCAACCGGTTCGACGTGTCCCAGGGATCCCTGGACCAGCTCCAGCGGGTGTTGGACGAGGCGGCCCTGGCTGAGTCGGACTCGGCGGTGGTGGCCCTGGTGTTCGATCACCGGCTGGTGGACCTGGCGAGGATCCTGAGGCTCCGCTTCAGGGGCCCTTTGGTGGGGCTGGGGCTTCCCAGGGAGGCCCACCTGGAGGCGTTTCGCAACAGCTGGTGGCTGGACGATTTGGCCCCCGGGGACGTGTACGTCCAGCCCTTCGTGGTGGCCTACCGCCAGAGGTACAAGGAGCAGCTGCCCCGGGATCTGGTGGCCCCGGCGGTGCTGAGCTACGACGGGGTCCGGTGGGCGGCGGACGCCATATCCAGGGCCTCCTCCTACCGGCCGGAGGGCATAAGGTATGCGCTGGCGGACACCAGGTCGGTGCCGCTGGTGCACGCCACCCTCACCATAGACCCATCGATCCACGCCCCCTCCAGCAAGGCCATGGCGCTCATATACGTGGGCGACCGGGGCCCCGCCTTCCAGCGGAGGATATGGGTGAGGGGCCGCTGA
- a CDS encoding AMP-binding protein — MDRLEKFLKGKLEESPGTNCYWWKGQWRTRRDLADLVVHSRRTLEESGFREGMRLGLMMPNCPMVLALSIAAWSLGGAVAPLNLRSGFEGLMRLISMLDLHGVAFMEDRPEIGEGLKQAGIPSSPCGLEGPLRPFTGRGASQLDLPDVAVIFSTSGTTGLPKAVPISHRNIMSNVTAVIDHVEFLRPGEVLLNALPNFHTLGYSVAGMLPLIGEISQAIIPSFIPPDQALAAINAAAVTGIIAVPTMISMLVGSVARGGERPRGVNFVISGGDKLNVEMDRRCGELLGAPILEGYGLTECSPVVAVNRSYDKRRLGTVGPIVKGYEWQIRDLNDNLLEDGSEGVLWVKGPSVTAGYFRDRENTQARFRDGWFNTGDVVRIDPDGYVTILDRATDIIIVGGFNVYPQEVELCLLEHPAVAAAVAVGERNSMTGEVVKAFVVLKEGASASPRDIIDFAKDKLPHFKVPRKVVILPELPISSTGKVSRRALREMDAQ; from the coding sequence ATGGATCGTTTGGAGAAGTTCCTGAAGGGCAAGCTTGAGGAGTCCCCGGGGACCAACTGTTACTGGTGGAAGGGCCAGTGGAGGACCAGGCGGGACCTGGCGGACCTGGTGGTCCATTCCAGGAGGACCCTGGAGGAATCGGGTTTCCGGGAGGGTATGAGGCTGGGGCTCATGATGCCCAACTGCCCCATGGTGTTGGCCCTTTCCATAGCGGCCTGGAGCCTGGGCGGGGCGGTGGCCCCCCTGAACCTCCGGTCCGGCTTCGAGGGGCTCATGAGGCTCATATCGATGCTGGACCTCCACGGGGTGGCCTTCATGGAGGACCGGCCGGAGATAGGGGAGGGGCTCAAGCAGGCGGGGATACCCTCGTCCCCCTGTGGCCTGGAGGGGCCCTTGCGGCCCTTCACCGGCCGGGGGGCCTCCCAGCTGGACCTGCCGGACGTGGCGGTGATCTTCAGCACCTCGGGCACCACCGGCCTCCCGAAGGCGGTCCCCATATCCCACCGGAACATAATGAGCAACGTGACCGCCGTGATAGATCACGTGGAGTTCCTCCGCCCCGGGGAGGTGCTCCTGAACGCCCTTCCCAACTTCCACACCCTGGGCTACAGCGTGGCGGGGATGTTGCCCCTCATCGGTGAGATATCCCAGGCCATCATTCCCTCCTTCATCCCCCCGGATCAGGCGCTGGCCGCCATCAACGCGGCGGCTGTCACGGGGATAATCGCGGTCCCCACCATGATATCCATGCTGGTGGGCTCCGTGGCCAGGGGTGGTGAGCGGCCTCGGGGGGTCAACTTCGTCATCTCCGGGGGGGACAAGCTGAACGTGGAGATGGACCGCCGGTGCGGCGAGCTGCTGGGGGCCCCCATCCTGGAGGGATACGGGCTAACCGAGTGCTCTCCTGTGGTGGCGGTGAACCGAAGCTACGATAAGCGCCGGCTGGGCACCGTGGGCCCCATAGTAAAGGGCTACGAGTGGCAGATAAGGGACCTGAACGACAACCTCCTGGAGGATGGGAGCGAGGGGGTCCTGTGGGTCAAGGGACCGTCGGTGACCGCCGGCTACTTCAGGGACCGGGAGAACACCCAGGCCCGGTTCAGGGACGGCTGGTTCAACACCGGCGACGTGGTCCGGATCGACCCGGACGGCTACGTTACCATCCTGGACAGGGCCACGGACATAATCATCGTTGGGGGCTTCAACGTCTACCCCCAGGAGGTGGAGCTATGCCTCCTGGAGCACCCGGCGGTGGCCGCCGCGGTGGCGGTGGGGGAGAGGAACAGCATGACCGGTGAGGTTGTAAAGGCCTTCGTGGTGCTGAAGGAGGGGGCCTCCGCCTCGCCGAGGGACATCATCGACTTCGCCAAGGATAAGCTGCCCCACTTCAAGGTGCCCCGCAAGGTGGTGATCCTGCCGGAGCTGCCCATCTCCAGCACCGGCAAGGTCAGCCGCCGGGCGCTCAGGGAGATGGACGCCCAGTAG
- a CDS encoding MOSC domain-containing protein, translating to MPRTEGRVTAVCLSESKGTVKHRVDQARILEGFGLEGDAHGGDWHRQVSLLAQEDIDMMAEKLSSIVNGSFGENIGVSGIDLSSLPIGTRIQVGEALLEVTQIGKECHTRCQIYHTTGDCIMPRRGIFCRVLRSGLVRTGDPVTVLD from the coding sequence GTGCCGCGGACTGAGGGGAGGGTCACGGCGGTCTGCTTGTCCGAATCCAAGGGGACCGTCAAACACCGGGTGGACCAGGCCCGGATCCTGGAGGGGTTCGGCCTGGAGGGGGACGCCCACGGGGGTGACTGGCACCGACAGGTGAGCCTGCTGGCCCAGGAGGACATCGACATGATGGCAGAAAAGCTGTCCAGCATAGTGAACGGCAGCTTCGGGGAGAACATTGGGGTGAGCGGCATAGACCTGTCTTCGCTGCCCATCGGCACCAGGATCCAGGTTGGGGAGGCGCTGCTGGAGGTTACCCAGATAGGCAAGGAGTGCCACACCCGGTGCCAGATCTACCACACCACCGGGGACTGCATAATGCCCCGGAGGGGGATCTTCTGCCGGGTGCTCCGGTCCGGGCTGGTGCGCACCGGCGACCCGGTCACGGTCCTAGACTGA
- the nifU gene encoding Fe-S cluster assembly scaffold protein NifU, whose product MAYSEKVVQYFMNPVNVGELPDPDGVGEVGNPKCGDVMKIYLRIRDGKIEDVRFQTFGCAAAIATSSMVTEMVKGKTIDEALNVTNKDVAEALGGLPPEKVHCSLLAEQGIRAAIEDYLRRQRGESPEPTGGSCFSHHEDEEGMESRAAD is encoded by the coding sequence ATGGCCTATAGCGAGAAGGTGGTCCAGTACTTCATGAACCCGGTGAACGTGGGGGAGCTGCCCGACCCGGATGGGGTGGGGGAGGTGGGGAACCCCAAGTGCGGGGACGTGATGAAGATATACCTCCGGATAAGGGATGGTAAGATAGAGGACGTAAGGTTCCAGACCTTCGGCTGCGCCGCCGCCATCGCCACCAGCTCCATGGTGACCGAGATGGTGAAGGGCAAGACCATCGATGAGGCCCTCAATGTGACCAACAAGGACGTGGCGGAGGCCCTGGGGGGCCTGCCACCGGAGAAGGTCCACTGCTCCCTCCTGGCGGAGCAGGGCATAAGGGCCGCCATCGAGGACTACCTGAGGCGCCAGCGGGGTGAGTCTCCGGAGCCCACGGGGGGGAGCTGCTTCTCCCACCACGAAGACGAGGAGGGGATGGAGAGCCGTGCCGCGGACTGA
- the nifS gene encoding cysteine desulfurase NifS, producing MSRRVYMDHSATTPVDPKVVEAMVPFFTEHYGNPNSLHGWGKEARSAMDRARGQVASLIGAEPKEIIFTGGGSEADNLAIKGAAWAMRDRGRHIITSAIEHHAVLDAFKWLGKNGFEVTVLPVDREGLVSPEDLRGAIRPDTTLVSIMFANNEIGTVQPIGELGGICRERGVLFHTDGVQAAGHMPLDVRSLPVDMLTMAAHKMYGPKGIGALYVRRGIKLTPLIHGGGQEFGLRSGTENVPLVVGFGMAAEMAAERLSKGEHEREAQLRDRLIEGVLSSVEDSFVTGSRTHRLPFHASFCIPRVEGEAMVLRLDFAGVAASSGSACTSGSLDPSHVLLSIGLPHELAHGSLRLTLGKDTTQEDVDHVLSVLPPIIKTLRDMSPYKKA from the coding sequence ATGAGTAGGCGGGTCTACATGGATCACTCGGCCACCACCCCGGTGGATCCCAAGGTGGTGGAGGCCATGGTGCCCTTCTTCACCGAGCACTACGGGAACCCCAACAGCCTGCATGGCTGGGGGAAGGAGGCCCGATCCGCCATGGACCGGGCGAGGGGTCAGGTGGCGTCCCTAATAGGGGCGGAGCCCAAGGAGATCATATTCACCGGCGGCGGGAGCGAGGCGGACAACCTGGCCATAAAGGGCGCCGCCTGGGCCATGAGGGACCGGGGCAGGCACATAATAACCAGCGCCATAGAGCACCACGCGGTGCTGGACGCCTTCAAGTGGCTGGGCAAGAACGGGTTCGAGGTGACGGTGCTGCCCGTGGACCGGGAGGGGCTGGTCTCCCCCGAGGACCTGAGGGGGGCCATAAGGCCTGACACCACCCTGGTGTCCATCATGTTCGCCAACAACGAGATCGGCACCGTCCAGCCCATCGGGGAGCTGGGGGGGATCTGCCGGGAGCGGGGGGTGCTCTTCCACACCGACGGGGTCCAGGCGGCGGGTCACATGCCACTGGACGTCCGGTCCTTGCCGGTGGACATGCTGACCATGGCGGCCCACAAGATGTACGGTCCCAAGGGGATAGGGGCCCTGTACGTCCGGAGGGGCATAAAGCTCACCCCCCTGATCCACGGGGGAGGCCAGGAGTTCGGCCTCAGGTCCGGCACGGAGAACGTGCCTTTGGTGGTGGGCTTCGGCATGGCGGCGGAGATGGCGGCTGAGAGGCTCTCAAAGGGGGAGCACGAGCGGGAGGCCCAGCTCCGGGACCGGCTTATCGAGGGGGTGCTCTCGTCGGTGGAGGACTCCTTCGTCACCGGAAGCAGGACCCATCGACTGCCCTTTCACGCCAGCTTCTGCATCCCCCGGGTGGAAGGGGAGGCCATGGTGTTGCGGCTGGACTTCGCCGGGGTGGCGGCCTCCAGCGGGTCCGCCTGCACCTCCGGCAGCCTTGACCCCAGCCACGTGCTATTGTCCATAGGGCTCCCCCACGAGCTGGCCCACGGGTCGCTGCGGCTCACCCTTGGGAAGGACACCACCCAGGAGGACGTGGATCACGTGCTGTCGGTCCTTCCCCCCATAATAAAGACCCTAAGGGACATGTCCCCCTACAAGAAGGCGTAA
- a CDS encoding RrF2 family transcriptional regulator, producing MVPIGVNQKTQYALRALYELSVQYRAGPVKIARIAEAQRIPRKFLEVILSELKAMGYVESLRGREGGYVLARPPWEISIGDVIRDVQGPLSPVDCLIGRGGCRLSGQCSFRPLWARAARALEEVYDGTTFQDLVDGITAEEVSEDE from the coding sequence GTGGTCCCCATTGGGGTCAACCAGAAGACCCAGTACGCTCTGAGGGCCCTATATGAGCTATCGGTTCAATACCGGGCGGGGCCAGTGAAGATAGCCCGCATAGCGGAGGCCCAACGGATACCCAGGAAGTTCCTGGAGGTGATCCTGTCGGAGCTGAAGGCCATGGGCTACGTGGAGTCCCTCCGGGGGCGGGAGGGGGGCTACGTGCTGGCCCGTCCACCCTGGGAGATATCCATCGGGGACGTGATCAGGGACGTGCAGGGGCCCCTCTCGCCGGTGGATTGTCTCATAGGGCGGGGGGGTTGCAGGCTCTCGGGCCAGTGCAGCTTCAGGCCTCTTTGGGCTAGGGCTGCCAGGGCCCTGGAGGAGGTCTACGACGGCACCACCTTCCAGGACCTGGTGGATGGGATAACAGCAGAGGAGGTAAGCGAAGATGAGTAG
- the phnD gene encoding phosphate/phosphite/phosphonate ABC transporter substrate-binding protein yields MRSQVDSTSSLLLDAIESVGIKAQQSFSDGALQGKAAEELRQGVLSIRDRVSSLSKRMGEVSGDVMGLSEELKRLEAFSVEASQAEARSKDLIGGALGEMSQMQRFLEAMEASSRANQELLSGLVQAAEQVSGLLSQIGKVTRQTQMLALNAAIEAARAGEAGRGFSVVAQEVGNLALSTQDIARRIDASMGDLKSKLAEVTRALEGTRDGLSQGSSALRTTSSSVEEAGRAALEMGGRLKEMAQMVLRQSKLAEEVAQKTASMSQEALEAWSTTAQMDRLLTKEAQSAKRLRDGLRSLVALVETLQGRCAQVRPQDELWVGFTPFTSPEEIRDSYGPIVEALADRMGKRCRLFVSSDYGSLGEALRDGRLQVAWFSPLAYVVAAEKVPMRVLGIPKVKGKPSYRGLIIARKDSGIGSIGDLRGRRFAFVDRASGSGYLYPRVLMAKSGLNPDRDLGDVAFLGTHDRVIEAVLAGEVDAGATYTDAWDAAAKKMNLSELAIVATTDDIPKDAVAVRADSPEEEISRASGALLSLSTQDPRCGGAMRALGIDGFVRGDDSMYDVIREAQRMAKGS; encoded by the coding sequence ATGAGGTCACAAGTGGATTCCACGTCTTCCCTTCTGCTGGACGCGATCGAGAGCGTGGGGATAAAGGCCCAGCAGTCCTTCTCCGACGGGGCCCTTCAGGGCAAGGCGGCGGAGGAGCTGCGCCAGGGGGTCCTGTCCATCCGGGACCGGGTGTCCTCCCTGTCCAAACGTATGGGGGAGGTCTCCGGGGACGTGATGGGCCTTTCGGAGGAGCTGAAGCGGCTGGAGGCCTTCTCTGTGGAGGCCTCCCAGGCGGAGGCCAGGTCCAAGGACCTCATCGGCGGCGCCCTGGGGGAGATGTCCCAGATGCAGCGCTTCCTGGAGGCCATGGAGGCCTCCTCCCGGGCCAACCAGGAGCTCCTCTCCGGCCTTGTCCAGGCGGCGGAGCAGGTGAGCGGCCTTCTGTCCCAGATAGGCAAGGTGACCCGGCAGACCCAGATGCTGGCCCTGAACGCCGCCATAGAGGCCGCCCGGGCGGGGGAGGCGGGCAGGGGCTTCTCGGTGGTGGCCCAGGAGGTGGGGAACCTGGCCCTCTCCACCCAGGACATAGCCCGACGGATAGATGCCTCCATGGGGGACCTGAAGTCAAAGCTGGCGGAGGTGACCCGGGCGCTGGAGGGCACCCGGGACGGGCTGAGCCAGGGAAGCTCGGCCCTCAGGACCACCTCCTCATCGGTGGAGGAGGCGGGGAGGGCGGCGCTCGAGATGGGGGGACGCCTCAAGGAGATGGCCCAGATGGTGCTCCGCCAGTCCAAGCTGGCGGAGGAGGTGGCCCAGAAGACCGCCTCCATGTCCCAGGAGGCCCTGGAGGCCTGGTCCACCACCGCCCAGATGGATCGGCTCCTGACCAAGGAGGCCCAGTCTGCCAAGCGCCTTAGGGATGGGTTGAGGTCCCTGGTGGCCCTGGTGGAGACCCTTCAGGGCCGTTGCGCTCAGGTAAGGCCCCAGGATGAACTGTGGGTGGGCTTCACCCCCTTCACCTCCCCGGAGGAAATAAGGGACTCCTACGGCCCCATCGTGGAGGCCCTGGCGGACCGGATGGGCAAGCGCTGCCGGCTCTTCGTATCCTCCGACTACGGCTCCCTGGGAGAGGCCCTGCGGGATGGGCGCCTCCAGGTGGCCTGGTTCTCCCCCCTGGCATACGTGGTGGCCGCCGAGAAGGTCCCCATGAGGGTGCTGGGGATCCCCAAGGTCAAGGGCAAGCCCTCCTACCGGGGGCTGATAATAGCCAGGAAGGACTCGGGCATAGGCTCCATAGGGGACCTCAGGGGAAGGAGGTTCGCCTTCGTGGACCGGGCCAGCGGCTCCGGCTACCTCTACCCCCGGGTGCTCATGGCCAAGTCCGGCCTCAACCCCGACCGGGACCTGGGGGACGTGGCGTTCCTGGGCACCCACGACCGGGTGATCGAGGCGGTGCTGGCCGGGGAGGTGGATGCTGGGGCCACCTACACCGACGCCTGGGACGCGGCGGCCAAGAAGATGAACCTTTCGGAGCTGGCCATCGTGGCCACCACCGATGACATCCCCAAGGACGCGGTGGCGGTGCGGGCCGACTCCCCGGAAGAGGAGATCTCCCGGGCCTCCGGTGCGTTGCTGTCCCTGTCCACCCAGGACCCACGGTGCGGCGGGGCCATGAGGGCCCTGGGGATCGACGGGTTCGTCCGGGGGGACGACTCAATGTACGATGTCATAAGGGAGGCCCAGAGGATGGCCAAGGGCTCCTAG
- a CDS encoding DUF4403 family protein — translation MKTLHRFLILLALIGTPLGWLVMAPRGSIQVERPEMTPPGELPPPPVSRIQVPIWVSMEDLRSLADRGIPSEMTGSGPIREGAFRGIGRYRVQRQGDVAVIARDGRLTLSVPARFQAQVTGSGEVLGISIPVSVSAQGSPVIGLSTRPRVDRDWRVAPDLKVWVQWREPPRAEILGVSMTFQGAADRFVEDTVRRRRGEMEAWIDRELGLKGLIEERWRELQEPVALSEDPPLWLMVSPLSIRVPPVEVTPRGVLLDVTIGARVGITTDLPASRDLTPLPSPEEGGSDGGGFRIQAAATLGYQAMNRILNRELAGRSIPLGGRGSVKISGVEVRPNGEALTLAVQLEASEGPWFLPRRIQGTGYVTGVPRWDRESRTIRIEEVDFDPGTIRGLARAASWVIRPELLKALEASAVFPMGERLEELERSLDAMLRDRSIGGEVRIDGSVRRVTLDSVSVTRDGLVLLLMLEGDATLRWVPR, via the coding sequence GTGAAAACACTGCACCGGTTCCTGATTCTCTTGGCATTGATTGGGACCCCGTTGGGCTGGCTGGTCATGGCCCCCAGGGGGTCAATTCAGGTGGAGAGGCCGGAGATGACCCCCCCGGGGGAGCTACCGCCGCCCCCGGTCTCCCGAATTCAGGTGCCCATCTGGGTCTCAATGGAGGACCTGAGGTCTCTGGCCGACCGGGGGATACCGTCCGAGATGACCGGCTCCGGCCCCATCCGGGAGGGGGCCTTCCGGGGGATCGGCCGCTACAGGGTGCAGCGTCAGGGGGACGTGGCGGTGATAGCCCGGGATGGGCGCCTTACCCTATCGGTCCCCGCCCGGTTCCAGGCCCAGGTGACCGGCTCCGGGGAGGTGCTGGGGATATCCATCCCGGTCTCCGTGTCCGCCCAGGGCTCCCCGGTGATAGGCCTATCCACCAGGCCCCGGGTGGACCGGGACTGGCGGGTGGCACCGGATCTCAAGGTTTGGGTCCAGTGGCGGGAGCCCCCCAGGGCGGAGATCCTGGGGGTGTCCATGACGTTCCAGGGGGCGGCGGACCGGTTCGTGGAGGACACGGTCCGCCGGAGACGGGGGGAGATGGAGGCCTGGATCGACCGGGAGCTGGGACTCAAGGGGCTGATTGAGGAACGGTGGCGGGAGCTCCAGGAGCCGGTGGCCCTTTCGGAGGATCCCCCGCTGTGGCTTATGGTGTCTCCCCTTTCCATCCGGGTACCGCCGGTGGAGGTGACCCCCCGGGGGGTCCTGCTGGACGTTACGATTGGGGCCCGGGTGGGGATCACCACCGATCTCCCCGCCTCCCGGGACCTGACCCCACTGCCCTCCCCGGAGGAGGGGGGATCCGATGGGGGCGGGTTCAGGATCCAGGCGGCGGCCACGCTTGGGTACCAGGCCATGAACCGGATCCTCAACCGGGAGCTGGCGGGCAGGTCCATCCCCCTGGGGGGCCGCGGGAGCGTAAAGATAAGTGGGGTGGAGGTGCGCCCCAACGGGGAGGCCCTCACCCTGGCGGTCCAGCTGGAGGCGTCGGAGGGGCCATGGTTCCTCCCCCGCCGCATCCAGGGGACCGGGTACGTCACCGGCGTCCCCCGGTGGGACCGGGAGAGCCGCACCATCCGGATCGAGGAGGTGGACTTCGACCCGGGCACCATCCGGGGGCTGGCCCGGGCGGCCAGCTGGGTGATCCGGCCGGAGCTGCTCAAGGCCCTGGAGGCGTCCGCGGTCTTCCCCATGGGGGAGAGGCTGGAGGAGCTGGAGCGGTCCCTGGACGCCATGTTGAGGGACCGCTCCATCGGGGGGGAGGTTCGCATCGACGGGTCCGTGAGGCGGGTGACGCTGGACTCCGTCTCGGTGACCCGCGATGGGTTGGTCCTGCTCCTGATGCTGGAGGGGGACGCCACGCTACGGTGGGTCCCTCGATGA
- a CDS encoding nitroreductase family protein, with translation MDFLAIAQARYSLRRYDPRPVPREVLERCLEAARLAPSACNGQPWRFFVADREPMRGRLAEAAFGGPYRMNSFAAKAPVLVVVVSTPLPWTARIGQFIGGVPFAPCDAAVATEHLILQGASEGVGSCWLGFFNFKAVGSLLNLPGDLRPLFMVAMGYPPEGLGVPERVRRPAEEVWTFLQE, from the coding sequence GTGGACTTCCTGGCCATAGCCCAGGCCAGGTACAGCCTGAGGCGCTACGACCCCCGGCCGGTGCCCCGGGAGGTGCTGGAGCGGTGCCTGGAGGCCGCCCGGCTGGCCCCCTCGGCCTGCAACGGACAGCCCTGGCGGTTCTTCGTGGCGGATCGGGAGCCCATGAGGGGGCGCCTGGCGGAGGCCGCCTTCGGGGGGCCCTACAGGATGAACTCCTTCGCCGCCAAGGCGCCGGTGCTGGTGGTGGTGGTCTCTACCCCCCTGCCCTGGACCGCCCGGATCGGTCAGTTCATCGGCGGCGTCCCCTTCGCCCCCTGCGACGCGGCGGTGGCCACCGAACACCTTATCCTCCAGGGGGCCAGCGAGGGGGTGGGCAGTTGCTGGCTCGGGTTCTTCAACTTCAAGGCGGTCGGGTCCCTGCTGAACCTCCCCGGGGACCTGAGGCCCCTCTTTATGGTGGCCATGGGGTACCCCCCGGAGGGGCTCGGGGTGCCCGAGCGGGTCCGTAGGCCCGCGGAGGAGGTCTGGACTTTCCTCCAAGAGTAG
- a CDS encoding FKBP-type peptidyl-prolyl cis-trans isomerase, which yields MALKAQKDDTVKVHYLGTLADGTVFDSSEGRDPLEFVVGSGSVIEGFDRAVIDMEEGQSKEVTIPSDRAYGPWSQELVFSLDREAFPFEPQEGMVVRLSLPSGEDMAATVCAVEDQTVTLDANHPLAGKDLTFKITLVGIQRS from the coding sequence ATGGCTCTAAAGGCTCAGAAGGACGACACTGTGAAGGTGCACTACCTCGGCACCCTGGCGGACGGGACCGTGTTCGACTCCTCCGAGGGGAGGGACCCCCTGGAGTTCGTGGTGGGCTCCGGGTCGGTCATCGAGGGTTTCGACCGGGCGGTGATCGACATGGAGGAGGGGCAGAGCAAGGAGGTCACCATCCCCAGTGACAGGGCCTACGGCCCATGGAGCCAGGAGCTGGTCTTCAGCCTTGACCGGGAGGCCTTCCCCTTCGAGCCCCAGGAGGGGATGGTGGTCCGGCTCTCGCTCCCCTCCGGGGAGGACATGGCCGCCACGGTCTGCGCCGTGGAGGACCAGACGGTGACGCTGGACGCCAACCACCCGCTGGCGGGTAAGGACCTAACCTTCAAGATCACCCTGGTGGGGATCCAGAGGTCCTAG